In Streptomyces sp. NBC_00433, a single genomic region encodes these proteins:
- the argC gene encoding N-acetyl-gamma-glutamyl-phosphate reductase translates to MAVRVAVAGASGYAGGEVLRLLVGHPGVLIGAVTGNSNAGQRLGGLQPHLVPLADRVLQDTSAEVLAGHDVVFLALPHGQSAAVAEQLGDEVLVVDMGADFRLENAADWERFYGSPHAGTWPYGLPELPGARAALAGTRRIAVPGCYPTAVSLALVPAYAAALAEDEAVVVAASGTSGAGKAAKPHLLGSEVMGSMSPYGVGGGHRHTPEMIQNLSAAAGTRVGVSFTPTLAPMPRGILATCTAKARPGVTAADVRAAYEKAYADEPFVHLLPEGQWPATASVYGSNAVHLQVAYDEDARRIIAISAIDNLAKGTAGGAVQSMNIALGLPETTGLTTIGVAP, encoded by the coding sequence ATGGCGGTGCGGGTGGCGGTTGCCGGGGCGAGCGGATATGCGGGCGGGGAGGTGCTGCGGCTGCTGGTCGGGCACCCCGGAGTCCTGATCGGGGCGGTGACCGGGAATTCCAATGCCGGGCAGCGGCTCGGCGGGCTCCAGCCGCATCTGGTGCCGCTGGCCGACCGGGTGCTCCAGGACACCTCGGCCGAGGTGCTCGCCGGGCACGACGTGGTCTTCCTCGCGCTGCCGCACGGGCAGTCCGCGGCCGTGGCCGAGCAGCTCGGCGACGAGGTGCTCGTGGTCGACATGGGCGCCGACTTCCGGCTGGAGAACGCGGCCGACTGGGAGCGCTTCTACGGCTCGCCGCACGCCGGCACCTGGCCCTACGGGCTGCCCGAACTGCCAGGCGCCCGCGCCGCGCTCGCCGGGACCCGGCGGATCGCGGTGCCCGGCTGCTACCCGACCGCCGTGTCGCTCGCGCTCGTACCCGCCTACGCCGCCGCGCTCGCCGAGGACGAGGCGGTCGTCGTCGCGGCGTCCGGCACCTCGGGCGCCGGCAAGGCGGCCAAGCCGCATCTGCTGGGCTCCGAGGTCATGGGGTCGATGAGCCCGTACGGCGTCGGCGGCGGCCACCGGCACACCCCGGAGATGATCCAGAACCTCAGCGCCGCGGCCGGCACCCGGGTCGGCGTCTCCTTCACGCCCACCCTGGCGCCGATGCCCCGCGGCATCCTCGCCACCTGCACCGCCAAGGCCCGCCCCGGCGTCACCGCCGCCGACGTCCGGGCGGCCTACGAGAAGGCGTACGCCGACGAGCCGTTCGTCCACCTGCTGCCCGAGGGCCAGTGGCCCGCCACCGCGTCGGTCTACGGTTCCAACGCCGTTCACCTCCAGGTGGCGTACGACGAGGACGCGCGGCGCATCATCGCGATCAGCGCCATCGACAACCTGGCCAAGGGCACCGCGGGCGGCGCGGTGCAGAGCATGAACATCGCCCTCGGACTGCCCGAGACGACCGGGCTCACCACGATCGGAGTCGCCCCATGA
- a CDS encoding class I SAM-dependent methyltransferase, with protein MPTLPSSGMDPRRRGMAESFGADAERYERTRPGCPDALIAAVTAAAPGPDLLDVGCGTGIAARQFQAAGCRVLGVDPDPRMAAAARRGGLRAEVSAIETCDPAGRSFDAVVAGQSWHWVAAAAGAAQAARVLRPGGLLAPFWNVACLPPDLAEAVRTVYARLLPDSPAYRKAMPALDGYAPIFDTAADGIRQAGSFTEPQRWRHDWQRTYTRDEWLDQVPTFGGHSLFPPATLAALVQGIGEAVDAVGGAFTVDYAAVAVAATLRPAR; from the coding sequence ATGCCCACCTTACCGTCATCCGGCATGGACCCGCGCCGGCGCGGCATGGCCGAATCCTTCGGCGCCGACGCGGAGCGATACGAGCGCACCCGCCCCGGTTGCCCCGACGCCCTGATCGCCGCTGTCACCGCGGCGGCCCCCGGCCCCGACCTCCTCGACGTCGGCTGCGGCACCGGCATCGCCGCCCGGCAGTTCCAGGCCGCGGGCTGCCGGGTGCTCGGCGTGGACCCCGACCCGCGGATGGCGGCCGCCGCCAGGCGCGGCGGGCTCCGGGCCGAGGTGTCGGCCATCGAGACCTGCGACCCGGCCGGCCGCAGCTTCGACGCGGTCGTCGCGGGCCAGTCCTGGCACTGGGTCGCCGCGGCCGCCGGTGCGGCGCAGGCGGCCCGCGTCCTGCGGCCCGGCGGCCTGCTCGCCCCGTTCTGGAACGTGGCCTGCCTGCCGCCCGACCTCGCCGAGGCGGTCCGCACGGTCTACGCGCGGCTGCTGCCGGACTCGCCCGCCTACCGCAAGGCGATGCCCGCCCTCGACGGCTACGCGCCGATCTTCGACACGGCCGCCGACGGCATCCGCCAGGCGGGCTCCTTCACCGAGCCGCAGCGGTGGCGCCACGACTGGCAGCGCACCTACACCCGCGACGAGTGGCTGGACCAGGTCCCGACCTTCGGCGGCCACAGCCTCTTCCCGCCGGCCACCCTCGCGGCACTGGTGCAGGGCATCGGCGAGGCCGTCGACGCGGTGGGCGGCGCCTTCACCGTGGACTACGCGGCCGTCGCGGTCGCGGCCACCCTCCGTCCCGCTCGCTAG
- a CDS encoding methyltransferase translates to MYRFSTPWGDLDLTRYPAEPREQLRAWDAADDYLLRHLAENPPAPGGTTVVLGDRWGALATALAERQPVQISDSFLGQQATRANLRRIGAEDRVRLLSPRDTWAAPPERVDLLLVRVPRNLALLEDQLHALAPAVHRDTVVVGTGMVTEIHTSTLALFERILGPTTTSLAVRKARLIHCTPDPGLPRTPGPWPLRYALPDGIGPMSGRTVTNHAGIFCADRLDVGTRLLLGHLPRRQGPDRVIDLGCGNGVVGTAAALANPESDVLFTDESHQAVASAEATFRDNAGAAAAAEFLVADAATGVPAGSADLVLNNPPFHSHRATSDSSARRMFATARAALRPGGELWVVGNRHLGYHVRLRRLFGNSEVMASDPKFVVLRAVRQPPRA, encoded by the coding sequence ATGTACCGATTCAGCACGCCGTGGGGCGACCTCGACCTGACCCGCTACCCCGCGGAGCCCCGCGAGCAACTGCGGGCCTGGGACGCGGCGGACGACTACCTGCTGCGGCATCTGGCGGAGAATCCGCCCGCGCCGGGCGGGACGACCGTGGTGCTGGGGGACCGATGGGGCGCCCTGGCCACCGCGCTCGCCGAGCGGCAGCCGGTGCAGATCTCCGACTCCTTCCTCGGGCAGCAGGCGACCCGGGCGAATCTGCGCAGGATCGGGGCCGAGGACCGGGTACGGCTGCTCTCGCCCCGTGACACCTGGGCCGCACCGCCGGAGCGCGTCGACCTGCTGCTGGTCCGGGTGCCGAGGAACCTGGCGCTGCTGGAGGACCAGCTGCACGCGCTGGCGCCGGCCGTCCACCGGGACACCGTCGTGGTCGGGACCGGGATGGTCACCGAGATCCACACCTCGACCCTGGCCCTCTTCGAGCGGATCCTCGGCCCGACGACCACCTCGCTCGCCGTACGCAAGGCCCGGCTGATCCACTGCACGCCCGACCCCGGCCTGCCGCGCACCCCCGGCCCCTGGCCGCTGCGCTACGCCCTGCCGGACGGCATCGGCCCGATGTCGGGGCGTACGGTCACCAACCACGCCGGCATCTTCTGCGCCGACCGGCTCGACGTCGGGACCCGGCTGCTGCTCGGGCACCTGCCCCGGCGCCAGGGGCCCGACCGGGTGATCGACCTGGGCTGCGGCAACGGTGTCGTCGGTACGGCGGCTGCGCTCGCCAATCCGGAGTCCGACGTGCTCTTCACCGACGAGTCCCACCAGGCCGTCGCCTCGGCCGAGGCGACCTTCCGGGACAACGCGGGAGCGGCCGCCGCGGCGGAATTCCTGGTCGCGGACGCGGCGACCGGCGTGCCCGCGGGCAGCGCCGACCTCGTACTGAACAACCCGCCCTTCCACTCCCACCGCGCCACCAGCGACAGCAGCGCGCGCCGGATGTTCGCCACCGCCCGGGCCGCGCTGCGGCCCGGGGGCGAGCTGTGGGTGGTCGGCAACCGCCATCTGGGCTACCACGTGCGGCTGCGGCGGCTGTTCGGGAACAGCGAGGTGATGGCGTCCGACCCGAAGTTCGTGGTGCTGCGCGCGGTGCGGCAGCCGCCCCGGGCCTGA
- a CDS encoding VOC family protein has product MPLRLVQVNIKARDDQAVGRFWADALGWTASTGGQGATSATPAGFDWLDPAATVCIDVIAVPEAKAAVKNRVHIDLASTSLAHQAALVARLRSLGATPADVGQGDVPWTVLADPEGNEFCVLEPRRTYQDTGPVAAVVVDCADPPAMARFWDEATDWALHAVTDGQAVLRSPAGTGPYLEFLRSPDRKTVPDRVHLDLVPHPGADKEAEVARLRALGATDLDVGQGDVPWTCLSDPEGHEFCVLARS; this is encoded by the coding sequence ATGCCACTGCGACTGGTTCAAGTGAACATCAAGGCCCGGGACGACCAGGCGGTCGGCCGGTTCTGGGCGGATGCGCTCGGCTGGACCGCCTCCACCGGAGGACAGGGCGCGACCAGCGCCACCCCCGCCGGCTTCGACTGGCTGGACCCGGCGGCCACCGTCTGCATCGACGTCATCGCCGTCCCGGAGGCCAAGGCGGCGGTGAAGAACCGCGTGCACATCGACCTCGCCAGCACCTCCCTCGCCCACCAGGCCGCCCTGGTCGCCCGGCTGAGGTCCCTCGGCGCGACGCCCGCCGACGTGGGCCAGGGCGACGTGCCCTGGACCGTGCTCGCCGATCCCGAGGGCAACGAATTCTGCGTGCTCGAACCCCGCAGGACCTACCAGGACACCGGGCCGGTCGCCGCGGTGGTGGTCGACTGCGCGGACCCGCCGGCCATGGCCCGCTTCTGGGACGAGGCGACGGACTGGGCACTGCACGCGGTGACCGACGGCCAGGCGGTGCTGCGCTCCCCCGCCGGCACCGGCCCCTACCTCGAATTCCTCCGCTCCCCCGACCGGAAGACCGTCCCGGACCGCGTCCACCTCGACCTGGTGCCCCACCCCGGCGCCGACAAGGAGGCGGAGGTGGCCCGCCTGCGCGCCCTCGGCGCCACCGACCTCGACGTCGGCCAGGGCGACGTCCCGTGGACATGCCTGTCCGACCCGGAGGGCCACGAATTCTGCGTCCTCGCCAGGAGCTGA
- a CDS encoding TetR/AcrR family transcriptional regulator — translation MPTGVALRDVREQLFDAAERILLREGQNALTSRAITAEAGVAKGVLHRHFADFDTFLAELVRDRIGRVEHQATALRESAGTGTVEGNLGDTLSTLFCSVAVAIVGLVTARDSLRAMLRGSGVSGVPVLAEATEMVAAYLRAERDLGRLAPDADVDTLAMMLIGTGHLLFAGLQPGTAPEAAEIRTVVRTLLTGVAE, via the coding sequence GTGCCGACCGGAGTGGCCCTGCGCGACGTACGGGAGCAGCTGTTCGACGCCGCGGAGCGCATCCTGCTGCGGGAGGGGCAGAACGCGCTGACCAGCCGCGCGATCACCGCGGAGGCCGGCGTCGCCAAGGGCGTGCTGCACCGGCACTTCGCCGACTTCGACACCTTCCTCGCCGAACTCGTGAGGGACCGGATCGGCCGGGTCGAGCACCAGGCGACCGCCCTGCGCGAGTCCGCGGGGACCGGCACCGTCGAGGGGAATCTCGGCGACACCCTCTCGACGCTGTTCTGCTCGGTCGCCGTGGCGATCGTCGGCCTGGTCACCGCGCGCGACAGCCTGCGCGCGATGCTGCGCGGCAGCGGAGTGAGCGGCGTACCCGTGCTCGCCGAGGCGACCGAGATGGTCGCCGCCTACCTCCGCGCGGAGCGCGACCTCGGCCGCCTCGCGCCCGACGCGGACGTCGACACGCTGGCGATGATGCTGATCGGGACCGGACACCTGCTCTTCGCCGGGCTGCAGCCCGGCACCGCCCCGGAGGCCGCGGAGATCCGCACGGTGGTGCGCACGCTGCTCACCGGCGTGGCGGAGTAG
- a CDS encoding SRPBCC family protein: protein MAGKFAGTVEIDRPIEEVFAFLADGTNDPKFSPRVLEITKTTDGPTAIGTVYASTVKDAGMTTKREFRITDFQQPTRIRWTELSKNTVTSQEGGYDLQSLPGGGTRVSIFNVLEGHGVGKLLVGLALLAARRDADAFAHRIKAAVEAA, encoded by the coding sequence ATGGCCGGCAAGTTCGCAGGAACAGTCGAGATCGACCGCCCGATCGAAGAGGTCTTCGCCTTCCTCGCGGACGGCACCAACGACCCGAAGTTCAGCCCGCGGGTCCTGGAGATCACCAAGACCACGGACGGCCCCACCGCGATCGGCACGGTCTACGCCAGCACCGTCAAGGACGCCGGCATGACGACCAAGCGCGAATTCCGGATCACCGATTTCCAGCAGCCGACCAGGATCCGCTGGACCGAGCTGTCCAAGAACACCGTGACCTCCCAGGAGGGCGGCTACGACCTGCAGTCGCTGCCCGGCGGCGGCACCCGGGTCTCGATCTTCAACGTCCTGGAGGGCCACGGCGTCGGCAAACTCCTGGTGGGCCTCGCCCTGCTGGCCGCCCGCAGGGACGCGGACGCCTTCGCCCACCGGATCAAGGCGGCCGTCGAAGCCGCCTGA
- a CDS encoding low temperature requirement protein A — translation MTTPTGAGHGRAVAVRLPIRARSRNEPHRASTPLELLFDLCFVVAVAQAGSRLVHALAEGEPAHGIGGYLLVFFAIWWAWMNFTWFASAYDTDDIAYRLATLVQMSGVLVLAAGVPRAFDQGDYTVAVVGYLVMRVALTFQWLRAALGERGAARKVALRYAAGLVVVEFAWVGLLLLPGSFWTGGFLVLVVAELAVPAYAEHDHATSWHPHHIAERYGLFTIIMLGETISAATVAVQSALDESAALDLLLPIAGGGLLIVFAAFWSYFAVPIHEHLVSSRRAFVWGYGHYAVLGSAAAIGAGIEVAVEQVTHHADISARAAGACVTVPTAIFMITVWAVHTRHFKNGLAQHLVLPAGAAAVLLCTLAGHLAVPLAGLAAACTVAAGVWLTGAATRL, via the coding sequence ATGACCACCCCGACGGGGGCAGGCCACGGCAGGGCGGTCGCCGTCCGGTTGCCGATAAGGGCGCGGAGCAGGAACGAGCCGCACCGGGCGTCGACGCCGCTGGAGCTGCTGTTCGACCTGTGCTTCGTCGTGGCGGTCGCACAGGCGGGGTCGAGGCTGGTGCACGCGCTCGCGGAGGGGGAGCCCGCGCACGGGATCGGCGGATATCTGCTGGTCTTCTTCGCCATCTGGTGGGCCTGGATGAATTTCACCTGGTTCGCGTCCGCCTACGACACCGACGACATCGCCTACCGGCTCGCGACGCTGGTGCAGATGTCGGGCGTCCTGGTGCTGGCGGCCGGGGTACCGCGGGCCTTCGACCAGGGCGACTACACGGTCGCCGTCGTCGGCTACCTCGTCATGCGCGTGGCGCTGACCTTCCAGTGGCTGCGGGCGGCGCTCGGCGAGCGCGGGGCGGCGCGCAAGGTCGCCCTGCGGTACGCCGCCGGGCTCGTCGTCGTGGAGTTCGCCTGGGTGGGGCTGCTCCTGCTGCCCGGGTCCTTCTGGACCGGCGGGTTCCTGGTCCTGGTGGTGGCCGAACTGGCGGTGCCCGCGTATGCCGAGCACGACCACGCGACGTCCTGGCATCCGCACCACATCGCCGAGCGCTACGGGCTGTTCACCATCATCATGCTCGGCGAGACCATCTCGGCGGCGACGGTCGCCGTGCAGTCCGCGCTGGACGAGTCGGCGGCGCTCGATCTGCTGCTGCCGATCGCGGGCGGCGGCCTGCTGATCGTCTTCGCCGCCTTCTGGAGCTATTTCGCGGTGCCCATCCACGAGCACCTGGTGTCCAGCAGGCGGGCCTTCGTGTGGGGTTACGGCCACTACGCCGTGCTGGGCTCGGCCGCCGCGATCGGTGCGGGCATCGAGGTCGCGGTGGAGCAGGTCACCCACCACGCGGACATCTCGGCGCGCGCCGCGGGCGCCTGCGTCACGGTGCCCACCGCGATCTTCATGATCACCGTGTGGGCCGTGCACACCCGCCACTTCAAGAACGGGCTCGCCCAGCACCTGGTCCTGCCGGCCGGCGCGGCCGCGGTGCTGCTGTGCACGCTCGCCGGACACCTGGCGGTCCCGCTGGCGGGCCTCGCCGCCGCCTGCACGGTCGCCGCCGGGGTGTGGCTGACGGGTGCCGCGACGCGGCTCTAG
- a CDS encoding DUF1905 domain-containing protein — MDVVFAGHVIEWRGPAPFYFVPVPEGQSADIREVASMATYGWGVVPVEARIGGVAFTTSLFPKDGGYLLPIKSAVRVPQGLSAGDEVTVEMTVRV; from the coding sequence ATGGACGTCGTCTTCGCCGGTCACGTGATCGAATGGCGAGGGCCTGCCCCGTTCTACTTCGTGCCTGTGCCGGAAGGGCAGTCCGCCGACATACGCGAGGTGGCGTCGATGGCCACGTACGGCTGGGGCGTCGTCCCTGTCGAGGCCCGGATCGGTGGGGTCGCCTTCACGACATCGCTCTTCCCGAAGGACGGCGGTTATCTCCTGCCGATCAAGAGCGCCGTGCGCGTGCCGCAAGGCCTCTCGGCCGGGGACGAGGTCACCGTGGAGATGACCGTTCGGGTGTAG
- a CDS encoding bifunctional ornithine acetyltransferase/N-acetylglutamate synthase produces MSVTAAKGFQAAGIAAGIKANGNPDLALVVNSGPRRAAAGVFTSNRVKAAPVLWSEQVLKGGAVTAVVLNSGGANACTGPQGFQDTHATAERVAEVLGHSAGEVAVASTGLIGLLLPMDKLLPGIGLAAAELSEHGGEKAAIAIKTTDTVHKTAVAGGARGGTSHAGGSGGGTSHAGGSGGGTSHAGGSGGWTVGGMAKGAGMLAPGLATMLVVLTTDADVDTPTLDKALRDATRVTFDRADSDGCMSTNDTVLLLASGASGVTPGYDDFADAVRAVCADLARQLIGDAEGASKDIRIEVVNAATEDEAVDVGRTISRSNLLKCAIHGEDPNWGRVLSAIGTTSAAFEPDRLSVAINGVWVCRNGSVGEDRDLVDMRFREVVITADLAAGDASAVIWTNDLTADYVHENSAYSS; encoded by the coding sequence ATGAGCGTGACCGCAGCGAAGGGATTCCAGGCGGCGGGCATCGCCGCCGGGATCAAGGCGAACGGCAACCCGGACCTGGCCCTGGTGGTCAACTCGGGCCCGCGCCGCGCCGCCGCGGGCGTCTTCACCTCCAACCGGGTGAAGGCCGCGCCCGTGCTGTGGTCGGAGCAGGTGCTCAAGGGCGGCGCGGTGACCGCCGTCGTCCTCAACTCCGGCGGCGCCAACGCCTGCACGGGGCCGCAGGGCTTCCAGGACACGCACGCCACCGCCGAGCGGGTCGCCGAGGTGCTCGGCCACAGCGCGGGCGAGGTCGCGGTGGCCTCCACCGGTCTGATCGGCCTGCTGCTGCCGATGGACAAGCTGCTGCCGGGCATCGGGCTGGCCGCGGCCGAGCTGTCGGAGCACGGCGGCGAGAAGGCCGCCATCGCCATCAAGACCACCGACACCGTCCACAAGACGGCCGTCGCCGGCGGCGCTCGTGGGGGCACCTCCCATGCCGGCGGCTCTGGTGGGGGCACCTCCCATGCCGGCGGCTCTGGTGGGGGCACCTCCCATGCCGGAGGCTCTGGGGGATGGACGGTCGGCGGCATGGCCAAGGGCGCGGGCATGCTCGCGCCGGGCCTGGCCACCATGCTGGTGGTGCTGACCACCGACGCCGACGTGGACACCCCCACCCTGGACAAGGCGCTGCGTGACGCCACCCGGGTGACCTTCGACCGGGCCGACTCCGACGGCTGCATGTCCACCAACGACACCGTGCTGCTGCTGGCCTCGGGCGCCTCCGGCGTCACCCCCGGCTACGACGACTTCGCCGACGCGGTCCGCGCCGTCTGCGCCGACCTGGCCAGGCAGCTGATCGGGGACGCGGAGGGCGCGAGCAAGGACATCAGGATCGAGGTCGTGAACGCCGCCACCGAGGACGAGGCGGTCGACGTCGGCCGCACGATCTCCCGCAGCAACCTGCTCAAGTGCGCGATCCACGGCGAGGACCCCAACTGGGGCCGGGTGCTGTCCGCGATCGGCACCACGTCCGCCGCCTTCGAGCCGGACCGGCTCAGCGTCGCCATCAACGGCGTGTGGGTGTGCAGGAACGGCTCGGTCGGCGAGGACCGCGACCTGGTCGACATGCGCTTCCGCGAGGTCGTGATCACCGCCGACCTGGCCGCCGGCGACGCGTCCGCGGTGATCTGGACCAACGACCTCACCGCCGACTACGTCCACGAGAACAGCGCGTACAGCTCATGA
- a CDS encoding MFS transporter — MEFAYVPVGQILADRYPKVFMTPPPTLPKSRQQLILSVLMLCSLLIWLDNTVLSTALETLADPVRGLGADPGQLQWATGSYTLAFATLMFTAGALGDRFGHRTVFSGGLAVFAGASLWAAYAGDAGQLIAARAAMGVGSALITPANLAILMWTFTGPARAAAIGVFSTSAGVGMAAGPVLAGFLLGHFWWGSVFLINVPVAALSLAGLAALVPNFRSPAPRPLDPAGMLLSASGLVALAYGLIRAGQAAAWSRTDVWAPIAAGLVLLAVFVFAEMRVKAPSFDPRLLAQRTFGGGNAALGLLLFAVAAITFYNAFYLQGALGFSPMKAGLANIPTAFGALAGAPLGTRLVRRLSLRPVAVPALTLAALTMGAYGFLGLRTPLGWIEILLLIQGLSIGMVIGPVTAALISDLPLEQAGAGSAVTNTVRQTGSVIGIAVGGTIMSITYRRAIEPSLKGAPGPVRDQARVSAEQARQAATATHRPALAQAADNAFIHAMHVGAGWIAVIALLGAAVLLIALPAAEKAAALGGPVRLREAP; from the coding sequence GTGGAGTTTGCTTACGTTCCAGTCGGTCAGATTCTTGCTGATCGATATCCGAAGGTGTTCATGACCCCGCCTCCGACATTGCCGAAGTCCAGGCAGCAGTTGATCCTTTCCGTTCTCATGCTGTGTTCGCTGCTGATCTGGCTGGACAACACCGTCCTGAGCACCGCGCTGGAAACCCTCGCCGACCCCGTCCGCGGCCTGGGGGCCGATCCCGGTCAGCTGCAGTGGGCGACGGGTTCGTACACTCTGGCCTTCGCCACACTGATGTTCACCGCGGGCGCACTGGGCGACCGCTTCGGTCACCGGACCGTGTTCTCCGGTGGGTTGGCGGTCTTCGCCGGGGCCTCCCTGTGGGCGGCGTACGCAGGCGATGCGGGCCAGCTGATCGCGGCTCGGGCTGCGATGGGCGTGGGCAGCGCGCTGATCACGCCCGCCAACCTGGCCATCCTCATGTGGACCTTCACCGGCCCCGCGCGGGCTGCCGCGATCGGCGTCTTCTCGACGTCGGCCGGTGTCGGAATGGCCGCCGGCCCGGTGCTGGCGGGATTCCTGCTCGGGCATTTCTGGTGGGGCTCGGTCTTCCTGATCAATGTCCCGGTCGCGGCATTGTCGTTGGCCGGGCTCGCCGCGCTGGTTCCGAATTTCCGCAGCCCCGCTCCGCGGCCGCTGGACCCCGCCGGAATGCTGCTGTCGGCCAGTGGACTGGTGGCGTTGGCCTACGGGCTGATCCGGGCGGGACAGGCGGCTGCGTGGAGTCGTACCGACGTCTGGGCGCCGATCGCCGCCGGTCTGGTTCTGCTGGCCGTCTTCGTATTCGCCGAAATGCGCGTCAAAGCGCCCAGCTTTGATCCGCGACTGCTCGCGCAACGCACATTCGGTGGCGGCAATGCGGCACTCGGACTGCTGCTCTTCGCCGTGGCCGCCATCACCTTCTACAACGCTTTCTACCTGCAAGGCGCGCTCGGCTTTTCGCCGATGAAGGCGGGCCTGGCCAACATCCCGACCGCGTTCGGCGCGCTCGCGGGAGCACCCCTCGGCACCCGCCTGGTCCGCCGCCTGTCGCTGCGCCCTGTCGCCGTGCCGGCGCTGACCCTGGCCGCGCTCACCATGGGCGCGTACGGGTTCCTCGGACTGCGGACCCCACTCGGCTGGATCGAGATCCTGCTGTTGATACAGGGCCTCTCGATCGGCATGGTGATCGGCCCCGTCACGGCCGCGTTGATCAGCGACCTGCCGTTGGAGCAGGCCGGCGCAGGCTCTGCCGTCACCAACACCGTGCGGCAGACCGGCAGCGTGATCGGAATCGCCGTAGGCGGCACGATCATGTCGATCACGTACCGACGCGCGATCGAGCCTTCGTTGAAGGGCGCACCCGGTCCGGTGCGGGATCAGGCCCGGGTTTCCGCAGAACAGGCCCGCCAGGCCGCCACCGCTACCCACCGCCCCGCCCTTGCCCAGGCCGCTGACAACGCGTTCATCCACGCGATGCACGTAGGCGCGGGCTGGATCGCGGTCATCGCACTCCTCGGTGCGGCTGTGCTGCTGATCGCTTTGCCTGCCGCCGAAAAAGCGGCGGCCCTCGGAGGACCCGTGCGCCTCCGTGAGGCACCTTGA
- a CDS encoding tetratricopeptide repeat protein, with product MPEQDRIERARELYELAMFGGDTSALATADQELDAVEAPIALERGKVLHVRFLDDRRENPQELVLFERAAELYHRLDDAGGEADALFWIGCWHQVVRDDGATGRPYFERSYALARSVGDRKTMSYAVRHLGFAEKEAGRIDRARELLTESVTLRREIGFLPGVAAGLVALGFLSAETGDREAALGHLDEAQATAERCGAKAVLGWIEQARADI from the coding sequence ATGCCGGAGCAGGACCGGATCGAGCGGGCGCGGGAGCTCTACGAGTTGGCGATGTTCGGCGGGGACACGTCCGCGCTGGCCACGGCCGACCAGGAGTTGGACGCGGTCGAGGCACCGATCGCGCTGGAGCGCGGAAAGGTGCTGCACGTGCGCTTCCTCGACGACCGTCGGGAGAACCCGCAGGAGCTGGTGCTGTTCGAGCGTGCGGCCGAGCTGTACCACCGCCTGGACGATGCGGGCGGTGAGGCCGACGCGCTGTTCTGGATCGGTTGCTGGCACCAGGTGGTACGCGACGACGGCGCCACCGGCAGGCCGTACTTCGAGCGGTCTTACGCGCTGGCGCGGTCCGTCGGCGACCGGAAGACCATGTCCTACGCGGTGCGCCATCTCGGCTTCGCCGAGAAGGAAGCCGGGCGGATCGACCGAGCCCGCGAGCTGCTGACCGAGTCCGTGACGCTGCGGCGCGAGATCGGGTTCCTGCCCGGGGTCGCTGCGGGGCTGGTGGCGCTCGGCTTCCTGTCCGCCGAGACCGGCGACCGCGAGGCGGCCCTCGGGCACCTCGACGAGGCGCAGGCCACCGCCGAACGGTGCGGGGCCAAGGCCGTGCTGGGATGGATCGAGCAGGCGCGCGCCGACATCTGA